The Aspergillus fumigatus Af293 chromosome 5, whole genome shotgun sequence nucleotide sequence AAAACATGCCGAAAAGTGGTGGACCAGAAAGGCTGCGAGACAATGAGAAAGAttaacaaaaaaaaaaaaaaacaaacaCGAGGATGAAACGACGACACGCTACCGGCCTGCTCCTCCCAACCAATGCACCAGAACTGCAGATTCCCTTATACAAACGCGCATTCAACGAATATCAACCGTTACATATCCCAACAGACTCAGACCTCCATATTGACAAACCACTGGGGCAAGGGGGGAATCGGGCGGATGAGAAACCATCTATGGTCTCGTCGTTACCCAAAGAGGTGTTCCCGCTCTATTTAAGCAGGGGACTTGCTGGCGCCAGTGCCATTACGGCGAGAGTGGGCATCGTCAGATACGGTCAAGCCGCCCAAACCAGTTGAAAGGAAGGCAAAGGGATCATTCGATCCATCTGTCGCATAGAATCCGCCGTTCGAGGTGCTCGTCGAGGTGGTGTGATCAGCTCCACTAAAAGCAGCCTGGGTGGCAGGGTTGGAGAAAGACGAGGTGGTGTGTGAGGCACTAGTGGAGCCATAGGCGGCATTCATCTGACCCATTGGTGGATAGGCCCCAGGGGCGCTACCAAGACCCGACGGTAAAGCATAGTTGTTGGGGGGCGCTGCGAATTGCTGGTTGAACCCACCAAATCCACCGGCTGCCGAAGTGAAGGGACCAGGAGCAGGGGTGCTGGTCATGGAGTTGGGGCCCATGCCGAACCCAGCTGGAGGGTCCATGGGGGAGGGGAACGCAGAGTCAGCGACAACAGCGGCCCCCGAGCGAGGAGCACCGCAACGCAAGCAGTTGATGTTCTTGGCGAAGTTGTGGTAGCCGCAGCCCTCAGAACCGCACTTCCAATCACCAGCACGGAAGGGAACCACACCACCATTACCACCCATACCACGAGGGTGGCCCATTCCGTGGCCATGGGCCATGTGCGAAGGCATCATGGATGGGGGACCGTAGCCGTAAGCTCCATAACCCATCGGGTCAGGAGCCGCAGCCATTGCGGGGAACGAGCAACGGAAGCAAGCGGTGCGGCGCTGGAAGTTTGAGAAGCCACAGGAGGGGCAGGTCCAATCGCCGGGTCTGGGACGGTTTTTGGACGGCGGGAAGGGAGTCAAGATCTCAGCCGCACGGTCCAGGACACGACTGGATGAGGGTGAAACCTCGATGGCCTTCTCGTTCAAGGCGCGGCCGTTCATACAGAGGCTTTCAGCAGCCTACCATCTAATGTCAGGATCATGCAGTAGAAAACagagggagaagctgaagagtACATACCTCCTCGTGGGACGAGAAAACGGCAAAGCCCGTGCCAGTGGGCTTGTGTTGATCCGGCGTCCGGAGAGTCCAGAAAGCGATTGGACGACCGCCAAACTGGGTGAACCAGCTTTCCAATTCCGACTGCGTAGTGTCGTGGGGCAGGCCGCTCAGATGGAGGACCTTGCTGCGCTCTGTCAAAAAGGCACGAACATCCGCTCTGGCATCCATGGGTCGAGTCAAGATTTCCGGGTGCTCGTGTGGCGGCTGCGACTTGCGAATCAAGCCGCGGAGAACGCGAGCCAGAGTGATGGCCTCCTCCATTGCCCGGCGAGGAGAGGCGGGGGCCAATGCCTGAAGGTGGAACGGGAGGTTATGTTTGATCGGAGCGGAGGACTGGACAGGTTCAACTTCAAGCGCAGCACAGATATTGGAAAGCGAGCTGGGACCGAAAGGGAGAGACTCAGGGTGGTGGGTCTGCCATCTTTGGTACTCGGTGCGGAGGTCAAAGGTCCGGGAGTGCTGAAGATAAGGGGGAAGGACGACAGCCTTGTCACGAGCCTCACGGGGCAGCTGCACTCGGAGATCCCACGAATCCAACGTTACAAAGGCGAACTCGAGATTCTTGCTGATGAGGTGTTCCTGGGCAAAAGCATCGAAGCGGTTGATTGCGTCACGGAAGGTACCTGCCGAGCGGACGTGTTCCCATGTCAGAGTTGTAAGGCTTGCTGTCAGACACTGTCAGCCATTGAACCAACGGACTGATGCATCCAGTGAATGGGAACGGTGGAGAAGCAGGGGGTGGGAAATTCAAGAACGCGTGTTCGGTTGGAATTGGATAGATGAATGGATtaaaaaagagaagaaaaaaaaaacataAGATGCACTTACTGCAAAGAGGCGTAATGGGAGTGTTGACGGGCTTGACGAGAACACTTTCGCGATGAAGCTAAGGAGGGAACAAAAGT carries:
- a CDS encoding putative RNA binding protein (Arp), whose product is MATVSAPTPKLDRYIVIHVATTCDEHGVYVTKDSAEVIELGWILLDTKTCEELHRESVLVKPVNTPITPLCTSLTTLTWEHVRSAGTFRDAINRFDAFAQEHLISKNLEFAFVTLDSWDLRVQLPREARDKAVVLPPYLQHSRTFDLRTEYQRWQTHHPESLPFGPSSLSNICAALEVEPVQSSAPIKHNLPFHLQALAPASPRRAMEEAITLARVLRGLIRKSQPPHEHPEILTRPMDARADVRAFLTERSKVLHLSGLPHDTTQSELESWFTQFGGRPIAFWTLRTPDQHKPTGTGFAVFSSHEEAAESLCMNGRALNEKAIEVSPSSSRVLDRAAEILTPFPPSKNRPRPGDWTCPSCGFSNFQRRTACFRCSFPAMAAAPDPMGYGAYGYGPPSMMPSHMAHGHGMGHPRGMGGNGGVVPFRAGDWKCGSEGCGYHNFAKNINCLRCGAPRSGAAVVADSAFPSPMDPPAGFGMGPNSMTSTPAPGPFTSAAGGFGGFNQQFAAPPNNYALPSGLGSAPGAYPPMGQMNAAYGSTSASHTTSSFSNPATQAAFSGADHTTSTSTSNGGFYATDGSNDPFAFLSTGLGGLTVSDDAHSRRNGTGASKSPA